The following nucleotide sequence is from Trifolium pratense cultivar HEN17-A07 linkage group LG2, ARS_RC_1.1, whole genome shotgun sequence.
aaagttctagttagATGGTTGAACAAACAAAGGTAAGCACAATTTTGATGAGATTGAAAAGGGCAAAACTGGTGTGGGTCCCACAAACTCTACATAAGATGTGAGAAAGAATCTCTTTTTAACTTTATGCCTTTTGCATGGACCGATCCAAGTCATCTAACCCCTCGATCTTATTCACTTTCTCTCACTACaattcctctctctctctctctctagaaagaaccaaaaacaaaatactgCTGTTGCTGTATTCCCTTTCTCTGTCCATGATTTTCGCCGGAATCCAATTCCCTCGTTAGCACCTCTTATTCAGTGCACTCTCGGTACCTCAAATTTCTCAACTTTATCAAATTCtattccttttttgtttttatttccgTTCTTCTCTTTGTTTTAACAAATTCATGTACTACTGTGCTATTTAAGTTTCATTCAAACTTTTTCAGTTTTTCAGAATtacccattttttattttcctattttGTAAGTGGGTTTGTGTTTTCTCTTACTTAGTTGCTTCCTTTGGTGTTAAATTTCATTTCTTTCTGCATCTCCAATCACTGTGAAATTTTTCGTTCTCTTGTTGCTATTATGGTTTTCTTAATTGGGTTGTCTTGTTTTTCTGTAATTGTACATATTTTAGTGcccttatatatttttataaaagatacatgtgaTAATGATTAAGTATGTTTGATGTGGAAATTTTTGTTATGTgggtttggtttttgttttatgCTAGATTAGGGTGGGGTTGGGTAATTCAGCTTTAGGAATATTCATTTCATgtctttatttatttgatttttttttcagaaaaatgaaaattttgctTGGAAATTTGTTTGCTgtgttatttgatttttttttttcttcagaaaaatgaaatatttgctTGGAAATTTGTTTGTTGTGATATGGAGGAGTGTGTGATCTTTCTACTTTGATTATGTTTGTTATCcttcagcaattgttggtgttACTAGTTGTGTTGTTGACTTAAGTAGTTCTATTAGCTTATAGgagtttattaattaaaatcagTTTATGGTTGTGTtcattcatgaattatattatgTAGAAGTTAGGTGAGAGTGCTTTTAAACAAAATAAGATGGAGAAGCTGATTTTAACTTACACGAGAAGTTAATGTTTAAATCCGTGTAGTTATTTTACGGttcttttgttgttttgctCATTATTACTTGTGGAGAATCTGAACCATTCGACACATGCAATTTCTTTTCTGTCGATACGTtgcaaaatttatatttgaaccCCTTTTGTATCGGCCTGTTCAGCTAATTCAATAGCTTTTTGGATTGCTTTACGAAACGAAATTATATTCTTTAATTGTCCAGCTATAAATTCTGCATCCAAACTAGctattaattaacaattttttaaataagtttaaTTTCCGGTGTGCCGGGCTGATTTATTCGTCAACTTTTCTGTCAAGATGTATATTGATTACGCTGAGCCATAGTACTTATAACTATAACACATACACCTCTTTGTTTAGAGTTGATGCTAGTGACTGTTAATGTTTCAGAATATGGTTTTTCTATATAATGGCAATGTTCTGATCtgtaatttttgtgtttttcctACTTGTATATAATTGACATATTGTTTCTCGAATACATTTAATTCTGAGTTAATCTGCAGATATAAGTCTCTCTCTCAAAAGTTTGCATAAAGGGAAAGGAAATCTACTTCTGGGCTAATAATGGGGGCTTCGACCTCCAAATTGGATGATGATAAGGCCCTCCAACTGTGCCGTGAAAGGAAGAAATTTGTTAGGCAAGCACTTGATGGGCGTTGCTCACTTGCAGCTGCTTATGTTTCATATGTTCAGTCATTGAAAATTACCGGAACAGCTCTGAAGAAATTCGCAGAACCTGAGGCACCAATTGAATCTTCCTTGTATACTTCCACTAATGCAACGCCCGAGCCACTTGCTTTTAATGAGAAGGCCTCATCTCAGTTCTCATTCTCTTCACCATCTGCATCACAACGCATTGATCCAGCTGAAAACTTTTCTCCAACGCCCTCTCCTCCCAGCTCTACTAAATTCCATGCCAATCATATGAAGTTTAGCACTAGTTCATCTAAAAAGGTAGAAGAAAAACCACCTGTACCTGTTATAGGAACAGTAACATCATCGGGTACTCAGCAAAATGCCATTCCTCGTTCTGCTGAAAGGTCTGAAACATCAGCGTTTGAAGATTCTAATCTTCCAAATGGAACTCCACCATGGGATTTTTTTGGTCTTTTTCATCCTATTGAccatcaattttcttttcaagaaggaaaggGAATGCACCAAGATTTGGGAATTGCCAATGATATAACAAGATTAAGGGAGGAGGAAGGAATTCCTGAGTTGGAAGATGATGAAGAGAAGGTTTCTTCTCAAGGAAGCGAGATCTCTCATGACTCTgaagatgaatttgatgatgaGCCTACCACAGATACCCTCGTCcgcaaatttgaaaattttaatagaGTAAATGACCATGTTCAAGCCTATGGATTTCCTGGTACACATAAGCCTCTGGTGGGGGATTCGACCATTAATGGGGAGAAGGGGAGCTCTGCCTCTCCTGATGTATCACTGCTGAAGACAGCTACTCCTGTATCAGTGCTTCCAACTGAAACACCTAAGTCAGTGGAGAAAGAAAGCCATAGTGAAAATAAAGTTGTACCTAAGGACTTTTTTGCAAGCATGAAAGAAATTGAATTTCTCTTTGTTAGAGCATCTGAATCTGGCAAAGAGGTTCCAAGAATGCTTGAAGCAAATAAGTTGCACTTTCGTCCTATATTTCCAGGCAAAGAAAGTAATTCCTATAGCTCTTTATTCTCCACATGTCTATCTGTATCACTTTACAtatgaatattaaatttttagcaTTTCATTAGTAAGCCATGGATCCCCTCTTATGAATTTTTCACTTCAAAGGATCATGTAGATAGACCTGCGCTGCGCTGCGCTGGGTCTTAGGACACAAGACATGAGCCCTGCACTTGGTCTTTTTGTTTTGTCACTCTTTACATGGCAAGGAGAATAACCGAATCCATTGCAGAGATCtgcaattaatataaaaaaaatgaatttttgtatGATATGTTTTCCTTTTCCTTGTAGTTAATAACTATACCACTTCTGTAGACTACATTATGATAGGCTATATAGGCAGTTCCTGCAAAAACGTCTATTACTGAGATCCTGTTACttgtttttgactaaaaatgTTCTGTTGTTGTTCTCAGGGTTAAAACAATCTCTTTACTTTACTATGTAATGTAATTCATATGAGCATATGTTTAAGCATGTAAATTCTTAATTGTAACAGATGGTTCGATGGCGTCCTCATTTTTGAAGGCTTGTTTTTCATGTGGGGAAGACCCAAGTCAAGTTCCAGAAGGTATTTTTGTTGTTCATTTTGCTCTTTCATGTTACCAGGATTTTTGCCAACCATCTTTTGTTGCATCATCTGTTATTGAATACTGATATTGTTTGAATTGTTCAAGAGATTATTGGAAGTTTCATATTAAAATCGTATAAAGTAGTGGGTTTCTCTTCTACCTTATTTGTTAATAGGACCTTTTTGTGTTCATCTTGGTATTTAACTGCTCTCTGATGTGTTATGAGAATTGAAGCTTATAAGATATAATCTATCTATACTCATTGTTGTTTGTTCTGTTACGTGAATTCTGTATCTaacttttttgttaaattttctTAGAAGAACCTGCTCAAAACTCGGTTAAGTACTTAACTTGGCATAGGACAATGTCATCTCGATCTTCTTCATCCAGAAACCCTTTGGGAGCAAACTCAAAAGATGATATAGACGACCATACAAATAATCTCTTCGATAATTTCTATATGATATCTGGAAGCCATGCATCGACCTTGGATAGATTATTTGCATGGGAAAAGAAGCTCTATGATGAAGTCAAGGTAATGTGTACTATGTATTTCTTATCAACAATTATAGAAACTATTCATTATTTTGGTTATCCTCTGAAGTtcttttttcaagtttttttttttcttttcatctttatctttacttttaaatttaagAAGTATTTTAAGCAAAAGGTGTATATGTCAAGTGTTAACAGTGAAACAGTTTATTGGTTTGATGCAGCTACTTTCagttacacacacacacatgcaCAGCAACAACCAACTATGTCGCAAATTggaagtttgattttttatttttttttccaaaatggGGAGGCACATGCTATAACTAATCaacaaatcaattattttttttgtagttgataatttttattatttaataaatataggataattacacatgaatgaaaGAGAAATGGGAAACTAGCTACGCCGCTACCCCTTTTTGAATGGAAAAACCAATCCTTTGAAAACAACATTCATAGCCCTAGGAGACACAATCAATTATATTACACATAATAAAATCGTAAAACTTTGTATTGAAATAGGATGGTGtcttttttatatctttttctATTTACTCTAATTATTGGGTAATTTGCTtacttttttctctttcaacGATCTAAAACCTTGCCTAAGAAGCCTACTTCTTGTAAGCCATTCTCTGTCTGTGGCTGTCCAATTTTAGCAACTACCCTCACTGTTACTACTGGGCTGTCCTACTCGATGCTTGTTGCCACAGGAACACCCATACACTCCCATGTCTGGATTGCTGCTCTGTTGCATCTATCAATATATGCAGCCCAAGACTTAAGAAGCCCAGTTAATGACTTTTTGGACCACCTATAATTACTTAAACCCCTAATTATTAGATTCAACTTTTATAGGCTTAATTAACAACCCAATACATAATATACTACAAGGCTCAACTACTAAACTCTTAATTCACTCAAAAATAGCTTTGTTATTCTTCTTCATCAGTATGCTGCCTCAAAATTGGAACCTTCTTTATAACTTCCTTATCTGATTTAATATGAacatttttctatatatttgcTAATTCATTGTTCATTTTTGGTAATTGCAGGCTAGTGGGGTGATCAGAAAGGAATATGACATGAAGTGTAAATTCTTACAGAATCTGGAATCAAAAGGAGAAAAGACCTCTACGATTGATAAAACCCGTGCTGTAGTCAAGGATCTGCATTCAAGAATTAGAGTTGCTATTCTTAGGATAGATTCTATATCTAAGAGAATCGAGGAATTACGGGACAAAGAGCTTCAGCCACAACTTGAGGAGTTGATTGAAGGGTATGATGACTCTTCTtgttttactaaggctctattTCATGCCATTATGTGTTAGCTTTATAGTATTACATTATATTTTCTACTGGGAGAAACTCTTATCTAGGCAAACACCCAACACCTCATTGTTGGGCACAACCAATAAAAACtttccacatcattaaaatcaaataaaatataaattgtaaaaATCTAAAGTAACCGAACCGGTGAGGTGGCCCTTCTTCTCTCCTCTTCTTCCATTGCCACTGTTTTCAACTACCCACCCACACTGCACACAGCTTGTTTTCGTCCACTGCGATGGCAAGACCTTCCACCATGATTGATTCCTCCTCCTCCCATCGCACCAATTGAAaggatttcaaattttattattatattcattatcaatttttgttCGTGCTTCTGTGGATTCTATTGCCAATTTTATTGATAAATTTTTAGTTGTGAATTTGACCGTGAATTGGATCTAGTTCAAACCGCATgttctatttttctttattaattgtTCAAAGGTGCACTGGTTTTGTCAAATTTGACATTGAAATGAAACCATATGTAGATTGTAAAGTACCgagaagaaagagagaagagatttttttatgatttatgatttaattgattttaatgTTGTGGAAGGTTTTTATTGGTTGTGCCCAACAATGAGGTGTTGGGTGTGTGCCTAGATAAGAGTTTCACTTCTACTGGAATGAAAGGTCTAATAATATCTAACAAGAAAAATTTGGTGTGTCTAACATCATAGAAGTTTCTTttgattgtttctttttaagAAAAACCGTTATTTTTATTACTAGCTAGGTAGGGTTTGCTACATCTGTCGAACAATGTCATATGTTCTGTTGTAAATTATGTTTAATTACAAACGAgattttataagaaaaagtttatgtGGAATTttctagtatttattttttttttttagttaaagtTGTGAATATTTTTACAAGGTCTTCATTTGAAAGTTTTTCTTCAATCATAAACAATGCCTCAAAATGTTCAattattgaattatatttttttgcttatggTGACAGTTATTTTATTCCAAGTCTGGCTCACAAAACAGGATAAATGGTTTAAAATTCCTATCCTTTTCTTGTTTTGAAATATTTCCTCCGTGCCACAATACAAATCAttttagccaaaaaaaaaaatcttattttacaTGTCCTTTTACGATATTAGTGAAGTATTAATGCATTtcttttcctattatacccctTACTAATAACTATAATTTTCCAATTCCTGTAATTTTATAAAGTAAgttataatttctcttttccatacaaaaTTAACTATGTTTCTTAATTCGTGTGTCATTTGCTAAGATGACATATTTTGGGAGGGGGGAATAGAATTCAAATAGGTCAAACCTGTTAAAGTTATTCTGGCGTGAAAAGGACTATAtacttcctctctttttctgTTTACCTGTCAAATTATTATTACCATTCTATGCTCTTTAAATCAAGAGgctttagtcaaaaaaaaaactcaacagGCTAATTTCTCCTTGTGCTGTGTGCAAATTCTTGCTTAGATAGAAGGTAAATTTGGGTTATGGGTCCTAAGGatttatattaacaaaaaaagtcTTTTTCTCCCCAAAAATAAGAGTAATTTGATAACTTATTGTCTAGGGCCTGCTcgtttgtacaaaaaaaaaaaagaaacacattATCTATATGTATCTTATATGCTTGAAGGAGTAGCTTATGAAAGAAAGCTCGAAAAAAAGTTGTATCATATGTTACATATAAGCTTTCTTTTTTTTGCCAAAGGTTATGCAAGTGCACCTTAAGTTTTACTTCATTAATTGGTCGAACTAAGTTGCTAgctttcctttttattttttggcttaaatgcagttttggtcctccaagtttcacaattgcttgattttggcccctcacatttcaattgcttgattttaatcccctaagtttcacaattgcttgattttagccctccaagtttcaattgctcgattttggccccccaagtttaccccattttgcatttgctagccccccgttgatTTTTTCgactaaaaattgcttatgtgacatttaaaaataaaaataaaaatatgttttaattaaaaaaattaaaaaataataatatttgcttttaaaaaaatgtattaaaaattgtttttttttaatagaaggtttaataattatttgttatttaaaaaaaaagtttacaaagtttttaaaaaatagttcataatttattttttttacttttctatataacaaaattattttataaactacatataataaaaaaaattataatttagtttttaaaaaaacaatttttatttttttaaaatttaaaaacattattttaaatacttatttaattttaaaatgtcacataactaatttttaatcaaaaaattcaacgggggctagcaaatgcaaaagggggtaaacttgaggagccaaaatcgagcaattgaaacttggagggctaaaatcgagcaattgtaATACTTAGGGGGTCAAAATCAAGCAGTTGAaacgtgggggaccaaaatcaagcaattgtgaaacttgaggggccaaaactgcatttaagccttattttttttttatgaattactAACTTTCAGAAATTGTGCTAATAACATTTTAATCTAGATCGACATGTTACTTGTGTTTGAGTAGGTTTAAAATGTAGCTGCTAACTATGAACTGTTGCTTTTGTGTTTCATATGCTTCTATTTTGCTTTGGTGTCAGGTTAAGTCGGATGTGGGAAACTATGTTTGATTGCCACAGGCTCCAGTTTCAGATAATGTCAACAGCATATTACAATAACCATGCTAGAATCACCATGCATTCCGAACTACGGAAACAAATTGCTTCCTATCTTGAAAGTGAACTCCATTACATGGCATCAAGTTTTAACAAGTGGGTTGGAGCTCAAAAATTCTATCTGGATGCTATAAATGGATGGCTAAACAAATGTGTTTCTCTTCAACAAAAAACAGGCAAGAAAAAAAGGAGGCCTCAACTTCCGCTCCTCAGAATGCACGGGCCACCAATTTATGCTACCTGTGATATCTGGTTGGAAAAGCTTGGAGAATTACCTACCCAAGAAGTTGTGGATTCCATCAAGAGTTTAGCTAGTGAAACTACCCGGTTCTTACCTCGTCAAGAGAAGAACCATGCTAAAGTTGCAAAACATCCTCATCTACCAACCTGGAATGCGGACATTGGCGAGTCATCGGATAATCTCTTGAGAGATGACGCTTCAGAGGATTGGATGTCAGGTTTTGATCAATTTCGAGCAAGCTTTATAAGATTTCTTGGTCAGTTAAATAATTTTTCCGGGTCTTCTGTCAAGATGTATGCAGAACTTAGACAAGCCATTCAGCATTCAAAGACTCATTATTACCAACATAGATCTAATTCTCAGACTCAAGATGATCATTCAAAGCCAGAATCTCAATTTGACAAGTCTGAAAGTAAAAGTTCCCAACAGTAAAAAGATAATTGCATTAGACACAAGAAAGTTTGCTGTATTAAATAGCTTTACATTAAACAAATGCATTTTTGACTTTCATATTAGCCCTTTGGATGTGGCATTTGCACATGAGGAGGGAATAAAAACTTCATTGGTTGGGGTGTCCATACTTAATATGATAAATACTGTAATTACAGGGTTCTGTTTAGTATACAAAAAGAAGGAACTTGTAAAGTGTCATTTTTGTACACAAAGCTTGTCTCGTAGACTTAATTTTCTTTACCAAtacaaaaatatgaattttggcATTCATGGTATGCCTGTAAAAAGGTTTAGGGTATGTTTGCCCAAGATTTTTCTCAACTTATCTTCTCCTAAACAGGATAAATAGTGCCAAAAATATCTTCAAAGGCATGTTCAGCAA
It contains:
- the LOC123905756 gene encoding protein ROLLING AND ERECT LEAF 2-like, translated to MGASTSKLDDDKALQLCRERKKFVRQALDGRCSLAAAYVSYVQSLKITGTALKKFAEPEAPIESSLYTSTNATPEPLAFNEKASSQFSFSSPSASQRIDPAENFSPTPSPPSSTKFHANHMKFSTSSSKKVEEKPPVPVIGTVTSSGTQQNAIPRSAERSETSAFEDSNLPNGTPPWDFFGLFHPIDHQFSFQEGKGMHQDLGIANDITRLREEEGIPELEDDEEKVSSQGSEISHDSEDEFDDEPTTDTLVRKFENFNRVNDHVQAYGFPGTHKPLVGDSTINGEKGSSASPDVSLLKTATPVSVLPTETPKSVEKESHSENKVVPKDFFASMKEIEFLFVRASESGKEVPRMLEANKLHFRPIFPGKENGSMASSFLKACFSCGEDPSQVPEEEPAQNSVKYLTWHRTMSSRSSSSRNPLGANSKDDIDDHTNNLFDNFYMISGSHASTLDRLFAWEKKLYDEVKASGVIRKEYDMKCKFLQNLESKGEKTSTIDKTRAVVKDLHSRIRVAILRIDSISKRIEELRDKELQPQLEELIEGLSRMWETMFDCHRLQFQIMSTAYYNNHARITMHSELRKQIASYLESELHYMASSFNKWVGAQKFYLDAINGWLNKCVSLQQKTGKKKRRPQLPLLRMHGPPIYATCDIWLEKLGELPTQEVVDSIKSLASETTRFLPRQEKNHAKVAKHPHLPTWNADIGESSDNLLRDDASEDWMSGFDQFRASFIRFLGQLNNFSGSSVKMYAELRQAIQHSKTHYYQHRSNSQTQDDHSKPESQFDKSESKSSQQ